In Maniola hyperantus chromosome 13, iAphHyp1.2, whole genome shotgun sequence, one genomic interval encodes:
- the LOC117987444 gene encoding pancreatic triacylglycerol lipase-like, translating to MERVFYILSAFLYINTQANWVAEYGPFKTLLYSDWITCDHSRDLDLNVTATEVYFYDFQNNFNYSYTIESAAEAIQNAYNLDVTRRLILFVPGYKSHIIRNAPELIRVAFKNVPNVYLMIIDHSIYTSAQGGKVKSYERSVNYAYDLGKAVGKLLTKFRLMGFESKNIHCIGHSLGSHILGYAGSTYINMTSEKVRRITGIDPAGPCFSNSLIEDQLRSGCAEYVEVYHCNAGGLGTTSVLADTDFFLNDGKTQPHCDASFLNSFGDSEARCSHKSCVKYWTETVGNPGWYLAWKCDSYKAFSKGKCAANEVTIAGYSNPGNATGVFYASTGTYGVV from the exons ATGGAAcgtgtattttatattcttagtGCATTTCTGTACATTAACACCCAAGCCAACTGGGTTGCTGAGTATGGACCGTTTAAAACCCTTTTATATTCAGATTGGATCACAT GTGACCACAGCAGAGATTTGGACTTAAACGTAACTGCAACTGAAGTCTACTTCTACGATTTCCAAAATAATTTCAACTACAGTTACACCATCGAAAGCGCAGCTGAAGCTATCCAAAATGCCTATAACCTCGATGTTACGAGACGTCTCATTTTGTTCGTACCAGGCTACAAGTCGCATATTATCCGTAACGCTCCCGAACTTATACGTGTAGCATTCAAAAATGTCCCAAATGTCTACCTAATGATCATAGACCATTCCATTTACACCTCAGCTCAAGGTGGTAAAGTAAAAAGTTATGAGAGGTCAGTCAATTATGCATACGACTTGGGAAAAGCGGTAGGGAAACTTTTAACCAAGTTTCGATTGATGGGATTCGAATCGAAGAATATTCATTGTATTGGGCATAGTTTGGGCAGCCACATTCTAGGATACGCTGGGTCTACTTACATTAACATGACTTCGGAAAAGGTTCGGAGGATAACAGGAATCGATCCAGCGGGGCCTTGCTTTTCTAACTCTTTGATTGAAGATCAACTTAGATCAGGATGCGCTGAATACGTTGAAGTTTACCATTGTAATGCTGGGGGATTAGGAACAACTAGTGTTTTAGCTGATACGGATTTCTTCTTAAATGATGGGAAAACTCAGCCACATTGCGATGCCAGTTTTTTGAACAGTTTCGGAGATTCAGAAGCGAGGTGCAGTCACAAATCCTGTGTCAAGTATTGGACAGAGACTGTTGGCAACCCAGGATGGTATTTGGCCTGGAAATGCGATTCTTACAAGGCGTTTTCTAAAGGCAAATGCGCGGCCAATGAAGTGACGATTGCTGGTTATTCCAACCCTGGAAATGCTACAGGAGTATTCTATGCTTCAACTGGTACTTATGGTGTTGTATAG